From the Amblyraja radiata isolate CabotCenter1 chromosome 12, sAmbRad1.1.pri, whole genome shotgun sequence genome, one window contains:
- the LOC116979414 gene encoding transforming growth factor beta activator LRRC32-like: MNLWLLLWFLAATCLLTTGTNDTSTELSVCRTQKGHDVSCQNRNLTEVPDLSLPAIRKLDLSHNSIGALTEESLLTLGSLRHLDVSNNQLKTITSGALGHLSKLRELNLSNNLLTRNFSSGSGAFSLLHKLKVLHLSDNYWDSDTVAQQLKNLSSLEELHLSGNLLMKLTADTLCGMQSLKHVALERNYITEISAGTFECLADLDELNLAMNSLSCISDFHLSKLKVLNMSRNGIEFFMTNVSDDEYQLRELDLSHNRLFHFPLLPKLHHIERLNLSGNLLISVAAEPLKNASEWEIRNRYDEMKEVNKIHNDNAHSTLSEVIFLDLSNNALIDISHDFLNKFSSLRHLNLSGNCFQNFSIEDEDEFNLLLSLDLSDNELSNISLAVDNLKFLQSLKFLYLQNNSIQLLPSRLFELLPRIERVNLANNNVRLCNMGNTTRGIHKIGTSCVSFSGIPTLKHLKLDGNNITHLAPFTFYHTPLTYLDLSRNQYLNVPGQALKGLEHSLKYLSLRWNLIQTSKVTLTCLNHLRDLDLSYNQLDILPQDVGCAPLKSLDIRGNNLKFLQDKVIKNVSQTLETLYLSGNNFNCCALTWLELLNGTQVEIPDVANARCFYLSGNDSSTVTLLHDYMGECANESITKPSPLLLIISALATLLVIGSVIILVVRECCRLCLPTEVESSETDTAPVKLSSEHPKEGITLSVIKIDT; the protein is encoded by the exons ATGAACCTTTGGCTGTTGCTGTGGTTTCTGGCCGCGACCTGCCTTCTAACAACTGGCACCAATGATACCAGCACTGAGCTCAGTGTTTGCCGCACG CAGAAAGGCCATGATGTGTCCTGTCAAAACCGAAATCTGACTGAGGTGCCTGATCTTTCACTGCCGGCTATTAGAAAGCTAGATTTATCGCATAATTCCATCGGAGCACTGACAGAGGAATCACTGCTGACCCTTGGTTCACTGCGGCATCTGGATGTCAGCAACAACCAGCTGAAGACCATAACATCAGGCGCTCTGGGACATCTGAGTAAACTGAGAGAGCTCAATTTGTCAAACAACCTCCTGACCAGAAACTTTTCATCAGGGAGCGGAGCGTTCAGCCTGTTACACAAACTGAAAGTATTACATCTGTCGGACAATTACTGGGACAGCGACACTGTTGCTCAGCAACTGAAGAACCTGTCTTCACTGGAGGAATTGCATCTGTCTGGTAACTTGCTGATGAAGCTGACAGCCGACACGCTGTGTGGAATGCAGTCTTTAAAACACGTCGCTCTTGAAAGAAATTATATCACAGAAATATCAGCGGGCACCTTTGAATGTTTGGCGGACTTGGATGAATTGAATTTAGCCATGAATTCCCTTTCCTGCATTTCTGATTTCCATCTTTCTAAACTTAAGGTATTGAACATGAGCAGAAATGGTATTGAATTCTTCATGACAAACGTGAGTGATGATGAGTACCAGCTTCGGGAGCTTGATCTGAGTCACAACAGATTGTTTCATTTTCCTCTCCTTCCGAAACTGCATCACATTGAACGTTTGAATTTGTCCGGCAATTTGTTGATCAGTGTAGCAGCCGAACCCTTGAAGAACGCCAGTGAATGGGAAATCAGAAACAGATATGACGAAATGAAGGAGGTAAATAAGATACACAATGACAATGCCCATTCAACTTTATCTGAAGTAATATTTTTGGATTTAAGCAACAATGCATTGATAGATATTTCACATGACTTTCTTAATAAATTCAGTTCACTTCGACACCTGAATCTCAGTGGAAACTGTTTTCAGAATTTTAGCATTGAAGATGAGGATGAATTCAATTTGCTGTTATCTCTGGATCTGAGTGACAATGAATTGAGCAACATATCTCTTGCAGTGGATAACCTTAAATTTCTCCAATCATTAAAGTTCTTGTACCTTCAAAACAATTCCATTCAGCTGTTACCCTCCCGACTATTTGAACTTTTACCGAGAATAGAAAGAGTAAATCTTGCCAACAACAATGTAAGACTTTGTAATATGGGAAATACAACTAGAGGCATTCACAAGATCGGAACCAGCTGTGTGTCATTTTCTGGAATCCCCACCCTTAAGCACCTCAAGCTGGATGGAAATAACATTACACACCTGGCCCCATTCACATTCTATCACACTCCTTTGACATATTTGGATCTTTCAAGAAATCAATACCTCAATGTACCTGGTCAGGCTTTGAAAGGTTTAGAACACTCCTTGAAATACCTTTCTTTAAGGTGGAATTTGATCCAAACCTCCAAGGTGACTTTGACCTGTCTGAATCATCTCAGAGACCTGGATCTATCATACAATCAGTTGGACATTTTACCTCAGGATGTTGGATGTGCTCCGCTGAAAAGCCTTGATATTCGAGGCAACAACCTTAAGTTTCTTCAAGACAAGGTAATTAAAAATGTGTCTCAAACTCTTGAAACACTGTACCTGAGTGGAAATAACTTCAACTGTTGCGCACTGACCTGGCTGGAGTTATTAAATGGTACTCAGGTTGAAATACCTGATGTGGCGAATGCTCGTTGTTTTTACCTGAGTGGGAATGATTCTTCAACAGTCACGTTGTTGCACGATTACATGGGAGAATGTGCGAATGAAAGCATCACAAAACCCAGTCCACTTCTGCTTATAATATCTGCACTGGCCACTCTGCTGGTCATTGGATCTGTGATAATATTAGTGGTTAGAGAGTGCTGTAGGCTGTGTCTGCCCACAGAGGTGGAGAGTTCGGAGACAGACACAGCTCCAGTTAAACTAAGCAGCGAACACCCGAAAGAAGGGATAACTCTGAGTGTCATCAAAATAGACACTTGA